One segment of Arvicanthis niloticus isolate mArvNil1 chromosome 5, mArvNil1.pat.X, whole genome shotgun sequence DNA contains the following:
- the LOC117709616 gene encoding PRAME family member 12-like, producing MSFRAPPTLQQLARRSLLKDEALALSALEDLPLHFFPPLFKDAFTSKQLNILRQMVAAWPFPCLPLRALTGTLHLESLKAVLDGLDLLMAQKDRPTRCKLQVLDLRDTQHDFWNGWAGIEDMDCSPDVIGTNRDVGNHPILGKKQSMTVLLNHFLMYHHPSNYLQYFYRWAKQRKDVIQVICQKLEFWDFPTFDPRDVLEIFAKDSIQEVEINTWWGVHTLALLAPSLGQMKNLQKLIFQKIYEPLDLPQDQEMEACCFTEIFSQFSKLSKLQHLFFNNVYFLDGRLDQVLRYLESPLERLAITHCLLSQSDMNYLSQCPSIQKLKHLDLSGVTFIHLNDAFPGSLLQRLTATLQTLKLKGCMIMDSQMSALLPALSQCSQLTEVNFLKNLLSMGILKKLLQHTANLTQLTLEKYPAPDEVYDDIGLVIPDRFVQCFLELMDTLQGIRQPKQVYFVS from the exons ATGAGCTTCAGGGCCCCACCAACACTCCAGCAGCTGGCAAGAAGAAGCCTTCTTAAAGATGAAGCCTTGGCCCTTTCTGCTCTTGAGGACCTGCCCTTGCATttcttcccaccactcttcaaGGATGCATTTACCAGCAAACAACTTAACATCCTGAGGCAGATGGTGGCAGCATGGCCCTTCCCATGTCTTCCATTAAGAGCCTTGACTGGGACTCTTCATCTGGAGTCTTTGAAGGCTGTGCTAGATGGCCTTGATTTGCTGATGGCACAAAAGGATCGACCCAC GAGGTGCAAACTACAAGTGCTTGATCTACGAGACACCCAGCACGACTTCTGGAATGGTTGGGCTGGAATAGAGGATATGGACTGCTCTCCAGATGTCATTGGCACCAACCGAGATGTGGGAAATCATCCCATCCTAGGCAAGAAACAGTCCATGACTGTATTGTTAAATCATTTCCTCATGTACCACCATCCTTCTAATTATCTACAATATTTTTATCGGTGGGCCAAGCAGAGGAAAGATGTGATACAGGTGATCTGTCAGAAGTTAGAGTTTTGGGACTTTCCTACCTTTGACCCACGGGATGTTTTGGAAATTTTTGCTAAAGACTCAATCCAGGAAGTGGAAATAAACACATGGTGGGGCGTTCACACCCTAGCATTGCTAGCTCCAAGCCTGGGCCAGATGAAAAACCTACAGAAACTCATTTTCCAGAAAATCTATGAACCTTTGGATTTGCCCCAGGACCAAGAGATGGAAGCCTGTTGTTTTACAGAGATATTTTCCCAATTCTCCAAACTGAGTAAGCTCCAACATCTCTTTTTTAATAATGTCTACTTCCTGGATGGTCGCCTGGACCAAGTGCTCAG gtATTTGGAGAGTCCATTAGAGAGGCTTGCTATCACTCACTGCTTGCTGTCACAATCAGATATGAACTATCTGTCTCAGTGTCCAAGCATCCAAAAGCTCAAACACCTGGACCTGAGTGGTGTAACCTTCATACATTTAAATGATGCATTTCCAGGAAGCCTGCTACAAAGACTGACAGCCACTTTGCAGACATTAAAATTGAAGGGCTGTATGATCATGGACTCGCAAATGAGTGCCCTCCTGCCTGCGCTGAGCCAGTGTTCCCAGCTCACTGAagtcaattttctgaagaacttatTGTCCATGGGCATCCTGAAGAAGCTGCTGCAGCATACTGCCAACCTCACACAGCTGACCCTGGAGAAGTACCCTGCCCCTGATGAAGTCTATGATGACATTGGTCTTGTTATTCCAGACAGATTTGTACAATGTTTTTTAGAGCTTATGGACACTCTCCAGGGTATAAGGCAGCCAAAACAGGTCTACTTTGTTAGTTAG
- the LOC117709170 gene encoding oogenesin-1-like, whose product MIPVWPYPYLYVGMMIENRNLETLKAMLEGLDILIAQKVRSSRCKLREINWRNKYQHVTGIWSGSRKLLPGFMTQKQPVQNSPGCGMKKELKVTTQLKLVEGRLDESDRYLFQWAQQRKDSIHLCNTNLEIQGLTKATVIEIFKFLHADCVQDLLLSDLCLEDLDFLNPYLRQMNNLLNLTLCHITDTLCMDASEMSLLPPFHCLQKLSVNDSPYVYGNLKGFLRCLKKPLESLIITDCNLSQSDLDCLPYCLNIFELKSLILANINLCDLLLEPLWFFLERVGHTLENLELELCGIQDSQLNTLLPALSQCSQLRFVSFNDNEFSLLSLKELLHHTAQLSQLEREIYPAPLECYDRDVILSHRLEKLCPELLDILTAKRMPKEVIFETTRCSNCAGYYIYDLETESCHFEV is encoded by the exons ATGATACCTGTGTGGCCTTACCCATACCTTTATGTAGGAATGATGATAGAAAACCGCAACTTGGAGACTTTGAAGGCTATGCTTGAGGGACTAGATATACTGATTGCACAAAAGGTTCGCTCCAG TAGGtgcaaactcagagagatcaatTGGAGGAATAAATACCAACATGTTACTGGCATATGGTCTGGATCCCGTAAACTCTTACCAGGATTCATGACACAGAAGCAGCCAGTGCAGAATAGTCCTGGCTGTGGAATGAAGAAAGAATTGAAGGTGACAACACAACTCAAACTCGTGGAGGGCAGACTTGATGAATCTGACAGATACTTGTTTCAGTGGGCCCAGCAGAGAAAAGATTCCATTCATCTGTGCAATACAAATCTAGAGATTCAGGGTTTAACCAAAGCTACAGTCATAGAAATCTTCAAGTTTTTACATGCAGACTGTGTACAAGATCTGCTGCTATCGGATCTTTGCCTAGAAGATTTGGACTTTCTTAATCCCTACCTGAGACAGATGAACAATCTTCTCAATCTCACACTATGTCACATCACTGATACACTATGTATGGATGCTTCTGAAATGTCGCTACTTCCCCCATTCCACTGTCTCCAGAAACTCTCTGTAAATGATTCCCCCTACGTATATGGCAACCTGAAAGGATTCCTCAG GTGCCTGAAGAAACCCTTGGAGTCACTTATCATCACTGACTGTAACCTCTCACAGTCAGACTTGGATTGCCTGCCCTATTGCCTAAATATTTTTGAGCTCAAATCTTTAATCCTTGCTAATATTAATTTATGTGATTTACTCCTTGAACCTCTTTGGTTTTTCCTTGAGAGAGTTGGACATACCCTGGAAAacctggaattagagttatgtGGTATACAGGACTCTCAGTTGAATACCCTGCTGCCTGCCCTAAGCCAATGTTCCCAGCTCAGATTTGTCAGTTTCAATGATAATgaattttctctgctttccctgaAAGAACTTTTACACCACACAGCCCAGCTGAGCCAGCTGGAAAGGGAGATATACCCTGCCCCTCTGGAGTGCTATGACAGGGATGTAATACTTTCACACAGATTAGAAAAATTGTGTCCTGAGCTCCTGGATATACTCACAGCCAAAAGAATGCCCAAGGAAGTCATCTTTGAAACAACCCGATGCTCTAATTGTGCTGGGTACTATATTTATGACCTGGAGACCGAAAGTTGCCATTTTGAAGTATAA